A region from the Salvia splendens isolate huo1 chromosome 15, SspV2, whole genome shotgun sequence genome encodes:
- the LOC121768886 gene encoding asparagine synthetase domain-containing protein 1, translated as MCGIALFISGIKIDLSLLLPNYTSPSSQFCDLPLVLEDDIKAALQRRGPDSLGTKIVKLYSDGSEFSGELLFIGATLQLRGVNPVVQPLTDELGNVLVYNGEIYGGNQFKSDSNDTEILMQSLERCCSCVSNENVGSTACSEGHIESVPQLLSKIRGPWALIYWQDSSKTLWFGRDAFGRRSLLVHWPTLDDSRLLLSSVSPPSSTKKPYDIEEEKGKTELDFWEELSCGVYSVCITPLKMDGCLVGEVKKHGWTDVGLKELITWERTGIEPKPENLSCYFSECPLIQHDVVSDFSSESDCLRSVPLATANKVLKALTESVKRRTSLNRIYQVYLGNHSQGGYAPIAVLFSGGLDSMIIAALLHQCIDSEYEIDMLNVSFDGESAPDRISARAGLKELQKIAPSRRWNLVEIDADLLKLTFETKHVMTLINPSKTYMDLNIGLALWLAAGGDGWLYQETSGNDGIQYQRVKFKSMARILLVGSGADEQCAGYGRHKTKFRNKSWLGLHEEMKLDMQRIWKRNLGRDDRCISDNGKEARFPFLDEDVIRTLLDIPLWEIADLDKPSGVGDKKILREVARLLGLDEVALLPKRAIQFGSRIARESNRKNFGSNRAANQASAGSVAIHRHHQTETMLMPELPETQI; from the exons ATGTGTGGAATAGCTCTCTTTATTTCTGGAATTAAGATTGATTTATCACTTCTGCTACCCAATTACACCTCCCCATCTTCTCAATTTTGTGATCTG CCTTTAGTGTTAGAGGATGATATAAAAGCAGCTCTGCAGAGGAGGGGGCCAGATAGCTTAGGAACTAAAATTGTCAAACTTTATTCGGATGGGAGTGAGTTCAGTGGGGAATTGCTGTTCATTGGGGCGACGCTGCAACTTAGAGGAGTGAATCCGGTTGTGCAACCGCTGACTGATGAGTTGGGAAATGTTCTTGTTTACAATG GAGAAATTTATGGAGGGAATCAATTTAAAAGCGATAGCAATGACACGGAGATACTTATGCAGTCTCTTGAACGCTGCTGCTCATGTGTATCAAATGAAAATGTGGGATCTACGGCTTGTTCTGAAGGACATATAGAATCCGTTCCACAACTTCTGTCAAAAATTAGGGGACCATGGGCGTTGATCTATTGGCAG GATAGTTCAAAAACTCTGTGGTTTGGTAGAGATGCTTTTGGAAGAAGAAGTCTTCTAGTTCACTGGCCAACACTCGATGATTCTCGTCTGCTGCTATCCTCGGTGTCACCACCTTCTTCTACTAAAAAACCTTACG ATATTGAGGAAGAGAAAGGGAAAACTGAGTTGGATTTTTGGGAAGAGCTATCATGTGGTGTATATAGTGTCTGTATAACTCCTCTAAAAATGGATGGATGTCTAGTTGGAGAAGTTAAAAAACATGGGTGGACTGATGTTGGGCTAAAAGAACTGATCACATGGGAGAGAACTGGCATTGAGCCAAAACCCGAAAATTTAAGTTGTTACTTCAGTGAATGTCCTCTTATACAACATGATGttgtttcagatttttcatCTGAATCAG ATTGTTTACGAAGTGTGCCTTTAGCTACAGCTAACAAAGTGCTCAAGGCTTTGACAGAATCTGTAAAGCGACGGACCAGTTTGAACAGAATCTACCAG GTTTATCTGGGGAATCATAGTCAAGGGGGATATGCTCCAATAGCAGTGCTGTTTTCTGGTGGTTTAGATTCTATGATAATTGCTGCTTTACTGCATCAGTGCATTGATTCTGAAT ATGAAATTGATATGCTTAATGTCAGCTTTGACGGCGAGTCAGCACCAGATAGAATCTCAGCCAGGGCTGGATTAAAGGAACTTCAGAAGATTGCACCGTCAAGGAG ATGGAACCTTGTAGAAATTGATGCTGACTTACTGAAGTTGACATTCGAGACAAAGCATGTCATGACACTTATAAATCCTTCTAAAACCTACATG GACCTGAATATAGGCTTAGCATTATGGCTCGCTGCTGGAGGAGATGGTTGGCTTTATCAGGAGACAAGCGGCAATGATGGAATTCAATATCAACGCGTCAAATTTAAGTCCATGGCCAGGATTCTCCTAGTGGGTTCAGGTGCAGACGAGCAATGTGCTGGCTATGGCCGGCacaaaacaaaatttagaaataaaag TTGGCTTGGCCTCCATGAGGAAATGAAGCTAGACATGCAAAGAATTTGGAAGAGAAATTTAGGGAGAGACGACAGATGCATAAGTGACAACGGGAAGGAG GCTAGATTCCCGTTTTTGGACGAAGATGTCATCAGGACTTTGCTCGATATTCCTCTATGGGAGATTGCAGACCTTGATAAGCCGAGTGGAGTTGGTGACAAAAAAATTCTAAGGGAG GTTGCACGATTACTTGGTCTCGATGAAGTAGCTCTTCTGCCCAAAAGGGCAATTCAG TTCGGCTCGAGGATCGCGAGGGAATCGAACAGGAAAAATTTTGGAAGCAACAGAGCTGCAAACCAAGCCTCTGCAGGAAGTGTGGCGATTCATAGACACCATCAGACTGAAACAATGCTGATGCCTGAATTGCCAGAAACACAAATTTGA
- the LOC121766325 gene encoding probable RNA-dependent RNA polymerase 1: protein MGRTIQVSGFPTLLSAERIRMIFLEHEILRNIVGTIYAIQVKIKQEPGSRAYAIVQFTHSLDDDTLMRLRNFRPRCGTSYLKFWDQKDIVPNPRTYDNVMEGVTLNLGCQVSQDEFSVLWNAADVCVKFGTGLKVMHLLLCHELVEYRLQLYYDNIWQIVLYDSGIHAPKMLLIQLYGAPRIYKKLADSEYCYFQQTPDDQWVRTTDFTPSLCIGQSSGICLRLPYGIKLPDFERHFVYYKESKKPFFLKTGEPFCENMDLVPIMRPPRGLEFPYRLLFKVCCLVQTGCLPGAKLDENFYRLLNPERFDIAYLEQLLEKLYYLKECCYDPHSWLIEQHQSYCSFKKLKSPAVDADVVHIHRVQVTPTKVYFHGPEVNVSNRVLRNFHDHIDNFLRVSFVEEDWSKMYASDLSPRGAGGDESTRTKLYDRILSTLRNGITIGSKKFEFLAFSSSQLRENSLWMFAPTDNLNANNIRQWMGDFSSIRNVAKYAARLGQSFGSSTETLTVAQNEVKKIPDVELVRDGTTYIFSDGIGKISVDFARRVAIKCGLRSNIPSAFQIRYGGYKGVVAVDPTSSVKMSLRPSMLKYQSDDTKLNVLGWSKYQPCFLNRQIITLLSTLGVADHVFEKKQSEAVAQLNDIIVDPFKALEALDLMSLGENTYILKEMLKCGYKPDEEPFLAMMLQTLRSSQLLDLRTKSRIFIRQARNMMGCLDETATLEYGQVFVQFSGAGQRRFYEESIDEYSSTDHNYVVKGKVAVAKNPCLHPGDLRVLEAIDVPALHHMVNCIVFPQKGMRPHPNECSGSDLDGDIYFVCWDPDMIPPKQFSPMDYNPAPATRLDHEVTIEEVQEYFTNYILNESLGMIANAHIVFADKEPFMAMSSPCLELAELHSVAVDFPKTGVPAQIPPKLRVKEYPDFMEKRDKPTCESKGVIGKLFREVQYVGTDTSSLKFTKEVARSSYDSDMEVDGFRDYIEEAFECKTNYDRKLGNLMDYYGIKTEGEILSRAIMKMSKTFDRRKSAEAVGAAVKSLRNEARSWFKKGSKSGDEKAMASAWYHVTYHPDFWGHYNKDMKMKRNHYISFPWCVYDKLVLIKNEKRRKDDSNSSSVQEGIKKKKKKNSRKEESYQGGNMKGETRQKDTSKSISCHEVIKEESARKEHSKGSEKMMMMMENASNKDELASSSGCQKMWIKKELKGLTLK from the exons ATGGGGAGGACGATTCAAGTGTCTGGCTTCCCCACGCTTCTTTCTGCCGAGAGGATCAGGATGATCTTCTTGGAGCATGAAATATTGCGCAATATAGTTGGTACTATATATGCCATACAAGTAAAAATCAAACAGGAACCTGGTTCAAGGGCTTATGCTATAGTCCAATTTACGCATAGCCTAGACGACGACACATTGATGCGTTTGAGAAACTTTCGCCCAAGGTGTGGTACTTCCTATTTGAAATTCTGGGATCAAAAAGACATTGTGCCAAATCCTAGAACATATGACAATGTTATGGAGGGTGTGACTTTGAATTTAGGATGCCAGGTTTCACAAGACGAGTTTTCGGTGTTGTGGAATGCTGCAGATGTTTGTGTTAAATTCGGAACTGGCCTCAAGGTTATGCACTTGTTATTGTGTCATGAATTAGTTGAATACAGGCTTCAGCTCTACTATGACAATATATGGCAGATTGTGCTGTATGATTCTGGCATTCATGCTCCGAAGATGCTTCTGATTCAG TTATATGGAGCACCGCGAATCTACAAGAAGCTTGCAGACTCTGAGTATTGCTATTTTCAGCAAACTCCAGATGATCAGTGGGTCCGAACAACCGATTTTACACCATCATTGTGTATCGGACAATCTTCCGGGATATGTCTCCGGCTGCCTTATGGCATCAAACTTCCTGATTTTGAAAGACACTTTGTATACTACAAAGAAAGTAAAAAGCCATTCTTCTTAAAAACTGGTGAGCCATTCTGTGAAAATATGGATCTAGTTCCGATCATGCGACCTCCCCGAGGTCTTGAATTTCCATATAGACTACTCTTCAAGGTTTGTTGTTTGGTACAAACTGGGTGTCTTCCTGGGGCGAAACTAGATGAAAACTTTTACCGGCTGCTCAATCCGGAAAGATTTGACATTGCATACCTAGAGCAGCTTTTGGAAAAGCTTTACTATTTGAAGGAGTGCTGTTATGATCCTCACTCATGGCTTATTGAGCAGCATCAAAGCTACTGCTCCTTCAAGAAACTGAAATCTCCCGCTGTGGATGCTGACGTGGTGCATATCCACAGGGTTCAAGTCACTCCGACCAAAGTGTATTTCCATGGTCCAGAAGTGAATGTATCAAATCGTGTGCTACGCAACTTCCATGATCACATTGACAATTTTCTCCGTGTTTCATTTGTGGAAGAGGACTGGAGTAAGATGTATGCGTCTGATTTATCACCGAGGGGAGCTGGTGGGGATGAGAGCACGAGAACAAAGCTGTACGATAGGATACTTTCTACACTGAGGAATGGCATCACAATTGGGAGCAAGAAATTCGAGTTTCTTGCATTTTCCTCGAGTCAATTACGTGAAAACTCCCTATGGATGTTCGCTCCAACTGACAACCTCAATGCTAATAATATAAGGCAGTGGATGGGCGACTTCAGTTCCATACGGAACGTGGCAAAATATGCTGCAAGGCTTGGACAGTCCTTTGGTTCGTCCACAGAGACCCTAACTGTAGCTCAGAATGAGGTTAAAAAGATCCCTGATGTTGAGCTTGTTAGAGACGGAACAACATATATCTTTTCTGATGGGATCGGAAAGATATCAGTCGACTTTGCACGGAGAGTTGCTATAAAATGTGGTCTCAGAAGCAATATTCCATCTGCCTTCCAGATCAGGTATGGTGGCTACAAAGGAGTAGTCGCAGTTGATCCCACTTCATCAGTGAAGATGTCGCTGAGACCGAGCATGTTGAAGTATCAATCAGACGATACAAAACTGAATGTTCTAGGATGGAGCAAATACCAACCCTGCTTCTTGAATCGCCAAATCATCACACTCTTATCCACTCTTGGGGTCGCGGATCATGTCTTTGAGAAGAAGCAAAGCGAAGCAGTTGCTCAGCTGAATGATATTATAGTTGATCCATTCAAGGCTCTCGAAGCTTTGGATCTCATGTCTCTAGGAGAAAACACTTACATCTTGAAGGAAATGTTGAAATGTGGGTATAAACCTGATGAAGAGCCGTTTCTTGCCATGATGCTGCAAACTCTCCGGTCATCACAACTGCTGGATTTACGGACCAAATCCAGAATATTCATCCGACAAGCTAGAAATATGATGGGATGTCTCGATGAAACTGCCACATTAGAATATGGACAAGTGTTTGTGCAATTTTCTGGCGCCGGGCAGAGGAGGTTCTATGAGGAATCCATTGATGAGTATTCATCTACTGATCACAATTACGTCGTTAAAGGAAAAGTGGCTGTTGCTAAGAACCCATGCTTGCACCCTGGCGATCTTCGGGTTCTAGAAGCTATTGATGTCCCAGCATTGCATCACATGGTGAACTGCATAGTATTCCCTCAGAAAGGAATGAG ACCACACCCGAACGAATGTTCTGGGAGCGATTTGGATGGAgatatatattttgtttgttgggaCCCTGATATGATTCCACCGAAACAATTCTCACCTATGGATTACAATCCTGCCCCAGCCACACGGCTCGACCATGAGGTTACCATTGAg GAGGTCCAAGAATACTTCACCAACTACATCTTGAACGAGAGTTTAGGAATGATTGCCAATGCCCACATTGTTTTTGCTGACAAAGAGCCATTCATGGCCATGAGCAGTCCTTGTTTGGAGCTTGCTGAGTTACACTCAGTGGCAGTCGACTTCCCCAAAACTGGCGTCCCTGCACAGATCCCTCCTAAACTACGCGTGAAAGAATACCCTGATTTCATGGAGAAGCGTGACAAGCCCACTTGCGAATCCAAGGGTGTGATAGGTAAGCTCTTCAGGGAGGTTCAGTATGTCGGCACTGACACAAGTTCCTTAAAGTTCACAAAAGAAGTGGCTAGAAGCTCGTACGACTCTGACATGGAAGTTGATGGCTTCAGAGACTACATTGAGGAAGCGTTCGAGTGCAAGACCAACTATGACCGTAAACTTGGAAACTTGATGGACTACTACGGCATCAAGACTGAGGGTGAGATATTGAGCAGAGCTATTATGAAGATGTCGAAAACCTTTGATCGAAGAAAGAGTGCTGAAGCGGTTGGTGCTGCAGTGAAGTCTCTGAGGAATGAGGCTAGATCATGGTTCAAGAAAGGAAGCAAATCGGGGGACGAAAAAGCAATGGCTTCGGCTTGGTATCACGTGACTTATCATCCCGATTTTTGGGGTCATTACAACAAGGAtatgaagatgaagaggaatCACTATATTAGTTTCCCATGGTGTGTGTATGACAAGCTAGTCCTGATCAAGAATgagaagagaagaaaagatgATTCTAACAGCAGCTCAGTtcaagaaggaatcaagaagaagaagaagaagaactcAAGAAAAGAGGAGTCATATCAAGGAGGAAACATGAAGGGGGAGACTAGACAAAAAGACACTTCAAAAAGCATCTCATGTCATGAAGTAATCAAGGAGGAGAGTGCAAGAAAAGAACACTCAAAGGGCAGTgaaaagatgatgatgatgatggagaATGCTTCAAATAAAGATGAGCTAGCAAGCAGCTCAGGGTGCCAGAAAATGTGGATAAAAAAGGAGTTGAAAGGTCTAACATTGAAATGA
- the LOC121766326 gene encoding cytochrome P450 CYP749A22-like yields the protein MVIINFFVSLILIRFIYKAIWIPLRVQRMMSTQGITGPRYRLIHGTTKESMVLRQEALKGPMELSHDIFPKIQPHFYQWMKLYGKNFLTWTGPQPHVVITEPEIAKEILTNQNGVFIKIKSRGNVKKLLGDGLVMAEGAKWLKLRKLANHAFYAESLKEMIPSMIASVETMLQNWKHYRGTDMDVSEHLKVMSSDVISRTAFGSSYVEGKNIFEMLSKLGFLIFKNADKIRPFEIFWKTRDEVESDEIERSLCDTAMSIVRKREETGDYGTDFLGALLRAHHDSDRQNRISLDDVIDECKVFFLAGHETTSSLLSWTILLLAIHTDWQEKARQEVLELYGQKNPTAEGLPRLKTANMIINETLRLYCPVASLVRQGTRRVRVGRYEFPAKMEFHIPPLALHRNQEIWGIDAHLFKPERFAEGVAAATKNNPMAFLPFGYGPRTCVGLNFASNETKIALSMILQRYSFTLSKNYSHFPISIITTRPQCGVHIILQPLQQ from the exons ATGGTCATCATCAACTTCTTTGTGTCTCTCATCTTAATCAGATTCATCTACAAGGCAATATGGATCCCACTTCGCGTGCAGCGAATGATGAGTACGCAGGGAATCACCGGCCCTCGTTACAGACTCATTCACGGAACTACTAAAGAGAGCATGGTCTTGAGACAGGAAGCACTCAAGGGCCCCATGGAGCTGTCACATGATATATTCCCCAAAATCCAGCCTCACTTCTATCAATGGATGAAGCTTTATG GAAAGAATTTCCTAACCTGGACTGGCCCTCAACCTCATGTGGTGATAACTGAGCCTGAAATAGCTAAAGAGATACTCACAAACCAGAATGGAgttttcattaaaattaaaagtagAGGTAATGTGAAGAAGCTGCTTGGAGATGGGCTTGTTATGGCTGAAGGGGCAAAGTGGTTGAAGCTCAGGAAACTGGCAAACCATGCATTCTATGCAGAAAGCTTGAAG GAGATGATTCCATCCATGATTGCAAGTGTTGAAACAATGCTGCAAAACTGGAAGCACTACCGAGGAACAGACATGGATGTGTCTGAGCACCTCAAAGTCATGAGCTCGGATGTGATCTCAAGAACTGCCTTTGGCAGCAGTTATGTGGAAGGAAAGAACATCTTCGagatgctctccaagctcggcTTCCTTATCTTCAAGAACGCGGACAAGATCCGGCCTTTTGA GATTTTTTGGAAGACGCGAGATGAAGTAGAGTCAGACGAGATTGAGCGGTCCCTGTGTGACACTGCCATGTCAATAGTGAGGAAGAGAGAGGAGACAGGGGATTATGGGACTGATTTTCTTGGAGCATTGCTAAGAGCTCACCATGATTCAGACAGGCAGAATAGGATCTCACTCGACGATGTCATAGATGAATGCAAGGTGTTCTTCCTAGCCGGGCATGAAACTACGAGCAGCTTGCTGTCATGGACAATTCTTCTCTTAGCAATCCACACAGATTGGCAAGAAAAGGCAAGACAAGAAGTGTTAGAGCTTTATGGACAGAAAAATCCTACTGCAGAAGGCCTTCCTAGATTGAAGACA GCTAACATGATTATCAATGAGACGTTGAGGCTCTACTGCCCAGTAGCGAGCCTAGTGAGGCAGGGGACGAGGCGGGTGAGGGTGGGGAGATACGAATTCCCGGCCAAGATGGAATTCCACATCCCACCTCTGGCACTGCATAGGAATCAAGAGATATGGGGGATAGATGCACATTTGTTCAAACCGGAGAGATTTGCAGAGGGCGTCGCTGCAGCTACCAAGAACAACCCCATGGCCTTCCTCCCCTTTGGCTACGGGCCAAGAACGTGCGTTGGCTTGAATTTCGCTAGCAATGAGACCAAGATTGCACTATCAATGATCCTTCAACGGTATAGCTTCACTCTGTCAAAGAATTACTCTCATTTTCCTATCAGTATCATCACCACACGACCACAATGTGGTGTGCACATCATTCTCCAACCATTACAGCAGTAA
- the LOC121766327 gene encoding LOW QUALITY PROTEIN: translin-associated protein X (The sequence of the model RefSeq protein was modified relative to this genomic sequence to represent the inferred CDS: inserted 1 base in 1 codon) has product MTANSSQNDMKNAFSNYATYLNNLNDKRQRVVKASRDITMNSKKXIFQVHRISKHNKEEVLQKAENDLAAVMDQYIARLVKELGGTDFWKLRRAYSPGIQEYVEAATLCSFCKTGALLNLDEINASLRTLGDPSNEPLQINVLDYLLGLADLTGELMRMAMSRISDGELEFAEKICRFVREICKDLTLVAPKMDDSSDMKQKMDVMLQSVMKIENACYSVHVRGSEYIPFLGSEDTNFSMLGVPEIE; this is encoded by the exons ATGACAGCCAATTCAAGCCAAAACGATATGAAGAACGCCTTTTCCAATTACGCTACTTACCTTAATAACCTG AATGACAAGAGACAAAGAGTGGTAAAGGCCAGCCGGGATATTACTATGAACAGTAAAA TCATATTTCAAGTGCACAG AATCAGTAAGCACAATAAAGAGGAAGTTTTACAGAAAGCAGAAAATGATCTAGCTGCTGTGATGGATCAATATATAGCTCGTTTAGTAAAAGAGCTTGGAGGAACAGATTTCTGGAAGTTAAGACGAGCCTATTCTCCGGGG ATCCAGGAATACGTTGAAGCTGCTACACTGTGTAGCTTTTGCAAAACTGGTGCTCTTTTGAATCTTGATGAGATCAATGCTTCCTTACGAACTCTAGGCGATCCATCTAATGAGCCTTTGCAAATTAATGTGCTTGACTATCTGTTGGGG CTTGCTGACTTAACTGGAGAGCTGATGAGGATGGCAATGAGTAGGATATCAGACGGAGAACTTGAGTTTGCTGAAAAGATTTGCAGGTTTGTGCGTGAAATCTGTAAAGACCTAACACTTGTTGCCCCAAAGATGGATGACTCCTCAGATATGAAGCAAAAGATGGATGTAATGCTCCAAAGTGTaatgaaaatagaaaatg CTTGCTATAGCGTCCATGTAAGAGGATCAGAGTACATTCCGTTCCTCGGATCTGAAGATACCAACTTTTCTATGCTGGGAGTGCCCGAGATTGAGTGA
- the LOC121766937 gene encoding uncharacterized protein LOC121766937 — MASSSTSARRLACGPADPSVLYLQRQHVSNNIWAGVPSEYVRCRRYEGIIWNVPIHHRVLALVDQMGFGGLLRCGQPKEIDHHLITALIERWRPETHTFHFPVGEATVTLEDVEVLWGLKVDGEAVTGYIPPTQPGYWQDRCLDFLGFIPDASELKEMSFKQTSLSRQLRIELNDEHEHNIYAQRARIYCLLLLGGLMIPNATGNKILFFYLQFFMDIERDESVATEEYMDWFRQITVVYLTKPGVHAEQGFHETASSHTFAVETLHNVRHFLSGQDTTEHPALGTISRMIEEGLRISGEAERMDYRPSQRSAMDVDVPVRQKAKRRTKKKTACGESSSQPVHRSDDDFVEPPPPTSAVRGRHSVSHTGGTGDDIGLSDVLTSPPRSSVQDDIFGVDLENALNPQLTR; from the exons atggcatcatcttcgaCTTCTGCTCGTCGGCTTGCgtgtggtcctgcggatcctTCTGTACTGTatcttcagagacaacacgtctctaataacatatgggcaggagttccatccgaatacgtacgctgccgacgatatGAAGGAATAATTTGGAATGTTCCCATACATCACCGTGTTTTGGCAttagtggaccagatggggttcgGCGGTTTATTGAGGTGTGGTCAGCCAAAGGAAATTGACCACCATCTGATCACCgctttgattgaacgttggaggccagagactcacacgtttcacttcccagtcggtgaagcgactgtaacattggaagacgtggaggttttatggggcctgaaagttgatggagaggctgTGACGGGTTACATCCCCCCGACACAACCGGGATATTGGCAGGATAGGtgtttggattttctaggattcataccggacgcatccgagttgaaggaaatgTCTTTTAAGCAGACTAGCTTATCGcgtcaattgaggattgagctgaaTGATGAGCACGAACACaacatatatgctcagcgggctcgtatctactgtctgctattacttggtggtctgatgatcccgaatgccaccggaaataaaattctGTTCTTCTACTTgcaatttttcatggatatagaacg TGATGAGTCCGTTGCAACCGAAGAATATATGGATTGGTTTCGGCAGATAACTGTtgtgtatttaaccaaacccggCGTGCATGCTGAACAGGGCTTCCACGAAACGGCATCTTCTCATACATTCGcg gtggagacacTTCACAACGTGCGCCACTTTCTAAGTGGCCAAGATACGACAGAACATCCGGCTTTGGGAACCATTTCGAGGATGATTGAAGAAGGACTGCGGATATCCGGAGAGGCTGAGCGGATGGACTACCGTCCTTcgcagcgctctgcaatggacgtggacgtacccGTAAGGCAAAAAGCAAAACGACGAACCAAAAAGAAAACCGCCtgcggagagtcgtcatctcagCCCGTACACCgctccgatgacgattttgtgGAACCACCTCCACCTACATCTGCAGTTCGAGGccgtcattctgtcagccacaccgGTGGTACCGGCGACGACattggcctcagtgatgtcctcacttctccaccgcggtcgtctgtgcaAGATGACATTTTTGGGGTGGATCTAGAGAacgct